One region of Flavobacterium sp. KACC 22763 genomic DNA includes:
- a CDS encoding DUF4258 domain-containing protein, with the protein MKFVHRFAYYLIGLVMGCFIVSGFFIGKDTRCNYFPNARVLNNLRTKPFQYSPKAVQTLNEKWVDTADIKNTLTYGDVDFDQSNVPFNKGKLYIIEGKTVKNQEIILKVVNYENKAVLEEIVKK; encoded by the coding sequence ATGAAGTTCGTACACCGTTTTGCATATTACCTGATTGGTCTCGTTATGGGATGTTTTATTGTATCAGGATTTTTTATCGGAAAAGACACCCGATGCAATTATTTTCCAAATGCCAGAGTTTTAAACAATCTTAGAACAAAACCTTTTCAATATTCTCCAAAAGCTGTTCAGACTTTAAACGAAAAATGGGTTGATACAGCAGATATCAAAAACACATTAACTTACGGTGATGTCGATTTTGACCAAAGTAACGTTCCATTCAACAAAGGAAAATTGTATATCATTGAAGGAAAAACAGTAAAAAATCAAGAAATTATTCTAAAAGTGGTGAATTACGAAAACAAAGCCGTTTTAGAAGAAATTGTAAAAAAATAA
- a CDS encoding uracil-DNA glycosylase, which yields MKINLAQDWQGVLKDEIEKPYFQELMTALDVEYKTHTCYPPTELIFSAFNNCSFDAVKVVIIGQDPYHGEGEANGLSFSVNDDIKIPPSLRNIFREINTDFDSIFMPTSGNLEKWAQQGVLLLNASLTVRKDSPNSHKHLKWNLFTDAVIKAISDQKENVVFLLWGSFAQKKGLKIDRSKHYILESGHPSPMSANQGKWFGNKHFSQTNNFLKSKGLKEIEW from the coding sequence ATGAAAATTAATTTAGCTCAAGACTGGCAAGGTGTTTTAAAAGATGAAATAGAGAAACCGTATTTTCAGGAATTAATGACAGCGCTTGATGTTGAATATAAAACGCATACTTGTTACCCTCCTACAGAGTTGATTTTTTCAGCATTTAACAATTGCAGTTTTGATGCTGTAAAGGTTGTTATTATTGGTCAAGATCCTTATCATGGAGAAGGAGAAGCCAATGGATTAAGCTTTTCTGTAAATGATGATATTAAAATACCGCCTTCATTGCGAAATATTTTTAGAGAAATAAACACTGATTTTGATTCGATTTTTATGCCAACTTCTGGTAATCTTGAAAAATGGGCTCAGCAAGGTGTTTTACTTCTTAATGCTTCTTTGACAGTTCGTAAAGATAGTCCAAATAGTCATAAACATTTAAAATGGAATTTATTTACCGATGCTGTTATTAAAGCTATTTCTGATCAGAAAGAAAATGTTGTTTTTCTTTTGTGGGGAAGTTTTGCTCAGAAAAAAGGATTAAAAATCGATCGATCAAAACATTATATTTTAGAATCAGGTCATCCATCGCCAATGAGTGCCAATCAAGGGAAATGGTTTGGAAATAAACATTTTAGCCAAACAAATAATTTTTTAAAATCTAAAGGATTAAAAGAAATTGAATGGTAG